A window of Malania oleifera isolate guangnan ecotype guangnan chromosome 5, ASM2987363v1, whole genome shotgun sequence contains these coding sequences:
- the LOC131155004 gene encoding cadmium-induced protein AS8 isoform X2, whose translation MIAMIIKGLFRRYERWNPVHPTSGAFWGMGIGFGCGVGWGPGFGPEVIGYVGAGCGFGFSVGITLAGFGIGLPANCLIEVPYNALMATRSNALEFARSNRLLPVRNSAQGGWNDIASCISGEASGRFFDFKHRPSLDKRVDEARSTISVFARSVLKCIESCGSNFLRPRKGILRDVTCNF comes from the exons ATTGCAATGATCATTAAAGGGTTGTTCAGGAGATATGAAAGATGGAATCCAGTGCATCCAACATCTGGTGCCTTTTGGGGAATGGGAATAGGCTTTGGTTGTGGTGTTGGATGGGGACCTGGATTTGGCCCTGAGGTGATTGGTTATGTTGGAGCTGGAtgtggttttggatttagtgttggCATCACGCTGGCTGGTTTCGGCATTGGTCTTCCTGCAAATTGCCTCATTGAAGTTCCTTACAATG CTTTAATGGCAACAAGAAGCAATGCACTGGAGTTTGCTAGATCCAATCGCCTTCTTCCAGTGAGAAATTCTGCCCAAGGTGGTTGGAATGACATTGCATCGTGCATATCTGGAGAAGCCAGTGGAAGGTTCTTTGACTTCAAGCACAGACCTTCCTTGGACAAGAGGGTAGATGAAGCGAGGAGCACAATATCTGTCTTTGCTAGATCAGTTTTGAAATGTATAGAAAGTTGCGGTAGCAATTTCCTGCGACCTCGTAAAGGTATCCTTAGAGATGTGACTTGCAACTTTTAG
- the LOC131155004 gene encoding cadmium-induced protein AS8 isoform X1, whose amino-acid sequence MIAMIIKGLFRRYERWNPVHPTSGAFWGMGIGFGCGVGWGPGFGPEVIGYVGAGCGFGFSVGITLAGFGIGLPANCLIEVPYNALMATRSNALEFARSNRLLPVRNSAQGGWNDIASCISGEASGRFFDFKHRPSLDKRVDEARSTISVFARSVLKCIESCGSNFLRPRKGLGFEEDDWQC is encoded by the exons ATTGCAATGATCATTAAAGGGTTGTTCAGGAGATATGAAAGATGGAATCCAGTGCATCCAACATCTGGTGCCTTTTGGGGAATGGGAATAGGCTTTGGTTGTGGTGTTGGATGGGGACCTGGATTTGGCCCTGAGGTGATTGGTTATGTTGGAGCTGGAtgtggttttggatttagtgttggCATCACGCTGGCTGGTTTCGGCATTGGTCTTCCTGCAAATTGCCTCATTGAAGTTCCTTACAATG CTTTAATGGCAACAAGAAGCAATGCACTGGAGTTTGCTAGATCCAATCGCCTTCTTCCAGTGAGAAATTCTGCCCAAGGTGGTTGGAATGACATTGCATCGTGCATATCTGGAGAAGCCAGTGGAAGGTTCTTTGACTTCAAGCACAGACCTTCCTTGGACAAGAGGGTAGATGAAGCGAGGAGCACAATATCTGTCTTTGCTAGATCAGTTTTGAAATGTATAGAAAGTTGCGGTAGCAATTTCCTGCGACCTCGTAAAG
- the LOC131155004 gene encoding cadmium-induced protein AS8 isoform X3, whose amino-acid sequence MIAMIIKGLFRRYERWNPVHPTSGAFWGMGIGFGCGVGWGPGFGPEVIGYVGAGCGFGFSVGITLAGFGIGLPANCLIEVPYNALMATRSNALEFARSNRLLPVRNSAQGGWNDIASCISGEASGRFFDFKHRPSLDKRVDEARSTISVFARSVLKCIESCGSNFLRPRKGSED is encoded by the exons ATTGCAATGATCATTAAAGGGTTGTTCAGGAGATATGAAAGATGGAATCCAGTGCATCCAACATCTGGTGCCTTTTGGGGAATGGGAATAGGCTTTGGTTGTGGTGTTGGATGGGGACCTGGATTTGGCCCTGAGGTGATTGGTTATGTTGGAGCTGGAtgtggttttggatttagtgttggCATCACGCTGGCTGGTTTCGGCATTGGTCTTCCTGCAAATTGCCTCATTGAAGTTCCTTACAATG CTTTAATGGCAACAAGAAGCAATGCACTGGAGTTTGCTAGATCCAATCGCCTTCTTCCAGTGAGAAATTCTGCCCAAGGTGGTTGGAATGACATTGCATCGTGCATATCTGGAGAAGCCAGTGGAAGGTTCTTTGACTTCAAGCACAGACCTTCCTTGGACAAGAGGGTAGATGAAGCGAGGAGCACAATATCTGTCTTTGCTAGATCAGTTTTGAAATGTATAGAAAGTTGCGGTAGCAATTTCCTGCGACCTCGTAAAG